In Streptomyces erythrochromogenes, the DNA window TGCAGCGGACGGCCCCGGTTGTCGCCGGAGCTTCCCACGCTGGACTGGGTGCCGATCAGCCAGTCGCCCAGCATTCGCAGTTCGCCCGAGACCGGGTTGAGATAGGTGGAACTGAGCACCGTCTGCGGCTGGGCCCGGTCCAGTGCGTCGACCATGTTTCCGCCGCCGGTGCGCAGCACCTTGCCCTTGGCCAGCCGGAAGGTGTGCGAGAACTCGAACTCCCCCTCGTCCGGCAGCGCGGTGGTCTGCCCCGTCACGACGTCCACGAGGACGGAGTGGCTGAGGTCGTCCAGGCGGTGACGCAGGATCAGTGAGTTCTGGTCGCCGTCGTGCACCGTGGGCGCGAGGGCAGCGCCGGCCGGCAGTGCGACCTTGGTGCGGACGGTGGAGCCGCCGTCCAACCGGTTCAGGAACCAGCCGGTGACGGCCGAGGCGGTGCCCTCGAAGGTCAGCACGGTACGCCCGTACGTCCCCGAGTAGGTCTGCCCGGCGGGGATCGTGACGGTGCCCAGCGTGACCGGCTTGCCGCCGCCGAGGTCGAACAGGTCGACCTTGGCGGGAGCCTGCGCCGTGGCCGCCGCGGGGACCGCCACGGTGTCCGAGGACGTTCCGTAGCGGTGGTCGGGAGCTCCCCGGTAGCCGCCCGAGGGCCGGCCCTGGTCCAAGTCCCCGCTGACGGGGGCGGGCAGGCGCAGCCCGGTGTCGGTGGTGGCGCCGGTGTCGTACCGGGTCCACAGCAGTTGGTCGCCGCCCTCGCGGGCGTGCAGCAGGCCGGTGTCGCCGGCCACGAAGAGCTGGTCCCGGGCCGGGAGGCCGCGCGGGGCGGCGGGCAGTACGAGCTCGGCGGGGGCGCCGGCGGCCGGGGCGGCGGCCGCCCCGGGCGGGGCCGCGGCCAGCAGTGCGGCCCCGGTGACCAGGGCCAGCGCGGCGGCTCCGAGCCCTCGGTGCGGGCGTGACGTTCGTCTTACGGTTGGGTCCACAACCACCCTCTCCTGGGCGAACACGGCAGGAAGGGGGCATCAGGGAGCCGGCCCCGGGCAGCCGCTCTCGCGGGCCGGTCGGCCTGACTCTTCGTGATCGGCCCCCCTCCGATCGTTTCGGAGCATACCAACGGTGATCGTCCGGTCGCACAGGAGTTCCCGTGTCGCGAGGCGGTTGAATTCGTTCGCATGTTCGAGGTCTGGCAGGATGTGGGCATGGCGATGGAACGCGGAGTCCGCGAAGCGGGTGGATGGGGCGAAGCGAGTGGAGCGGGCGAGGCTTCTTCACGGATCCCGGGCGACCTGCTGCGGGCCAAGGCGCTGGCGTACGACCCGGGCGGGTTCACGTGCTCGCCGCCGGTGCCCGAGGCGGAGAGCGCCGACTACGGGGCGTGCGGGTTCACCCTGGACGGACTGTCGGTGAGGTTCCGCGTCGCCAGGACGACCCCGACGAAGGCCGGCCAGTTCGTCACGGTGTGGAAGCGGTCCGCGGGCGGGCCGATCCAGCCCTTCGACGCCGCGGATCCCGTCGACCTGTTCGTCATCAGCACCCGCGAGGGCGAGGACTTCGGGCAGTTCGTGTTCCCGAGGGAGGTGCTGCGCGAACGGAACATCGTGTCGACGGACGGCGTCGGCGGGAAGCGGGCGTTCCGTGTCTACCCGCCGTGGGTGACCACCACCAGCCGCCAGGCCCGCGGAACGCAGGCCTGGCAGGTGGAACACTTCCTCCGGCTGTCCGGGGAGGACGAGCTGGTCGACATCCCCCGTGCGTACGCGCTCTGCCACCCCGGGGAGGCCGGCCCTTAATGCGTTGTCGCGGGCAGTCGGGCTGAGCGAACATCCGGTGCATGGAAGAGCCCGCCGAAAGTATCCGTTCGGACCGAGTCGACCTGCGCCGGTGGCGCATGAGCGATCTCGACGCACTGGAACGCGCGATCCACGAGTCACTGGACCATCTGGTGCCGTGGATGCCCTGGGCTGCCGACCCCGGCAGACGGCAGACCGCCGAATTCCTCGCCAAGTGCCACGAGAAGTGGGAGACGGGCGGAGAATTCAGCTACGCGATCACCTCGGACGCCGAAGTGATCGGCAGCTGCAGCCTCATGCGCCGCATCGGAGCGGGCGGCCTCGAAATCGGCTACTGGATCCACCCCGCCCGGACCGGCCGGGGCCTGGTCACGATGGCCGTCGCGGGTCTCGTCGACGCGGGCTTCCGGCTGGACGGCATCGACCACATCGAGATCCGCCACGACGCCGCGAACCACGCCAGCGGGGCCGTCGCCCGGCGCTCGGGTTTCACCGAGATCGAGCGCGTGCCGGCACCTGACGGGCCGCTCACGTCCGGTGAGTCGGGGATCGACGTCATCTGGCGGATGGCGGCGGACCAGTGGAGGACACGGACCGCGGGAACCACCGCCGTCCGGCGGGCGCGCTGACCGGCGGCGGCCCGGGAACCGGCCGGGGCGCGGCCGTCACTGCCTTCCGATCCGTAGCGCTCGGAGTCGCTCACCGGCGTTCTCCGGGCGGATCCGCTCGGCCAGACAGTGCCGGTGCGCGATGACGGTGAGGCTCCCCGGCCCGTCGTTGCTGCGGACGTCCAGGACCAGGGCGTCTCCGCCCGGGCTGACCGTGGTCCGTTCACCGCAGAAGTCGCACGGCCAGGTGAAGCGCTCCAGGTCGGCCGGGAGGATACTGAGCCGGACCGAGGCCGGCCGATGGTATCGACGGACCTGCTGGACCACCGCGTCGATCTCCGACCCG includes these proteins:
- a CDS encoding MepB family protein, encoding MAMERGVREAGGWGEASGAGEASSRIPGDLLRAKALAYDPGGFTCSPPVPEAESADYGACGFTLDGLSVRFRVARTTPTKAGQFVTVWKRSAGGPIQPFDAADPVDLFVISTREGEDFGQFVFPREVLRERNIVSTDGVGGKRAFRVYPPWVTTTSRQARGTQAWQVEHFLRLSGEDELVDIPRAYALCHPGEAGP
- a CDS encoding GNAT family N-acetyltransferase, with amino-acid sequence MEEPAESIRSDRVDLRRWRMSDLDALERAIHESLDHLVPWMPWAADPGRRQTAEFLAKCHEKWETGGEFSYAITSDAEVIGSCSLMRRIGAGGLEIGYWIHPARTGRGLVTMAVAGLVDAGFRLDGIDHIEIRHDAANHASGAVARRSGFTEIERVPAPDGPLTSGESGIDVIWRMAADQWRTRTAGTTAVRRAR